In Pseudomonas fakonensis, one DNA window encodes the following:
- a CDS encoding serine/threonine transporter has translation MTDVHSTTTVRADSAAPASAQGSTTWNRHDTTWALGLYGTAIGAGTLFLPINAGVGGFWPLLILALLAFPMTFFAHRALTRFVLSGRKGGSEDITEVVEEHFGVGAGKLITLLYFFAIFPILLVYSVALTNTLTSFLEHQLHLNAPPRALLALLLICGLMIIVRCGQQLIVKAMSLLVYPFVASLLLLAVSLVPNWNGAFFAQASEGLSASKLLLTLWLAIPVMVFSFNHSPIISAFAVDQKHRYGADADRKSGRTLATAHLMMVLTVMFFCFSCVLALSPADLSAAKAQNISILSYLANHFQTPVIAFVAPLIALVAITKSFLGHYIGASEGFQGMIVKSLRGRSKSWPAKRLERATALFMVLTCWAVATLNPSILGLIESLGGPVIACLLFLMPMYAVHKVPALRQYSGRLSNVFVVLVGLITLSAIAYSLAA, from the coding sequence ATGACTGATGTACACAGCACCACGACCGTTCGTGCGGATTCGGCTGCCCCGGCTTCGGCCCAGGGCTCGACCACCTGGAACCGCCACGACACCACCTGGGCCCTTGGCCTGTACGGCACTGCCATCGGTGCCGGCACCCTGTTCCTGCCGATCAACGCCGGGGTAGGCGGCTTCTGGCCGCTGCTGATCCTCGCGCTGCTGGCCTTCCCCATGACCTTCTTCGCCCACCGGGCACTGACCCGCTTCGTGCTGTCCGGGCGCAAGGGCGGCAGCGAAGACATCACCGAGGTGGTGGAGGAGCACTTCGGCGTGGGCGCCGGCAAGCTCATCACCTTGCTGTACTTCTTCGCCATCTTCCCCATTTTGCTGGTGTACAGCGTGGCGCTGACCAACACCCTGACCAGCTTCCTCGAACACCAGCTGCACCTGAACGCACCGCCCCGGGCCTTGCTGGCATTGCTGCTGATCTGCGGGCTGATGATCATCGTGCGCTGCGGCCAGCAACTGATCGTCAAGGCCATGAGCCTGCTGGTGTACCCCTTCGTCGCCTCGTTGCTGCTGCTGGCGGTGAGCCTGGTACCGAACTGGAACGGCGCCTTCTTCGCCCAGGCCAGTGAAGGCTTGAGCGCCTCGAAGCTGCTGCTGACCCTGTGGCTGGCCATCCCGGTGATGGTGTTCTCGTTCAACCACTCGCCGATCATCTCGGCGTTTGCCGTTGACCAGAAGCACCGCTACGGCGCCGACGCCGACCGCAAGAGCGGCCGCACCCTGGCCACCGCCCACCTGATGATGGTGCTGACGGTGATGTTCTTCTGCTTCAGCTGCGTACTGGCCTTGAGCCCGGCCGACCTGAGCGCGGCCAAGGCGCAGAACATCTCGATCCTGTCGTACCTGGCCAACCACTTCCAGACCCCGGTCATCGCCTTTGTCGCGCCACTGATCGCCCTGGTGGCCATCACCAAGTCGTTCCTCGGCCACTACATCGGTGCCAGCGAAGGCTTCCAGGGCATGATCGTCAAGAGCCTGCGCGGGCGCAGCAAGAGCTGGCCGGCCAAGCGCCTGGAGCGCGCAACAGCCTTGTTCATGGTGCTGACCTGCTGGGCGGTGGCCACCCTCAACCCAAGTATTCTCGGGCTGATCGAGAGCCTCGGCGGGCCGGTGATTGCCTGCCTGCTGTTCCTCATGCCGATGTACGCGGTGCACAAGGTGCCGGCGCTGCGCCAGTATTCGGGCCGGCTGTCGAATGTGTTCGTGGTGCTGGTCGGGTTGATCACACTGTCGGCGATCGCCTACAGCCTGGCTGCCTGA
- a CDS encoding DUF1842 domain-containing protein encodes MSEALIPPPAGLFPVSYLITTGQAGAQRLQLDLLVYTPDRSVRGTAVITQATNPPLDLHLDVWGTYTYLTVQPPGEGRILLTARGNQGGPHANSAQQFDLHLLLDLDWQHGVTNYRYYNNQRWVVLEKVPAVLEGQRIQQLAGVDQQHELHSATLEAAIATGDVAQLKQLASGAVGKALDQAIASTKSPAAKAAKKA; translated from the coding sequence ATGTCTGAAGCGCTTATCCCACCACCTGCCGGCCTGTTCCCGGTGTCCTACCTGATCACCACCGGCCAGGCCGGCGCGCAACGCCTGCAACTGGACCTGCTGGTCTACACCCCCGACCGCAGCGTGCGCGGCACCGCGGTGATCACCCAGGCCACCAACCCGCCGCTGGACCTGCACCTGGATGTGTGGGGCACCTACACCTACCTCACCGTGCAGCCACCAGGCGAAGGCCGCATCCTGCTCACCGCCCGCGGCAACCAAGGCGGCCCACATGCCAACTCGGCGCAACAGTTCGACCTGCACCTGCTGCTGGACCTGGACTGGCAACACGGCGTAACCAACTACCGCTATTACAACAACCAGCGCTGGGTGGTGCTGGAGAAGGTGCCGGCAGTGCTCGAAGGCCAGCGCATCCAGCAACTGGCCGGTGTCGACCAGCAGCACGAGCTGCACAGCGCCACCCTGGAAGCGGCCATCGCCACCGGTGATGTCGCCCAGCTCAAGCAACTGGCCAGCGGCGCCGTGGGCAAAGCCCTGGACCAGGCCATCGCATCGACCAAGAGCCCGGCCGCCAAGGCCGCCAAAAAAGCCTGA
- a CDS encoding DUF1842 domain-containing protein, translating to MAIGLFHTRLNVSTGLLGAPVLTLDLLVNVVQKKVTGTARTSQATYPVVNFHADVWGSYSELPFAPTGAPSIVLHLDGSPSGPLSQIAQTFHLQGLLDAGWNKGTATYRYFIQGHWVDQHGVVRKAPDIVHQHQPGERLKAAIKHLESA from the coding sequence ATGGCCATCGGTCTTTTCCATACCCGCCTGAACGTCAGCACCGGGCTGCTCGGCGCCCCGGTACTTACCCTCGACCTGTTGGTGAACGTGGTGCAGAAGAAAGTCACCGGCACTGCCCGCACTTCCCAGGCCACTTATCCGGTGGTGAACTTCCATGCCGATGTGTGGGGCAGCTACAGCGAGCTGCCGTTCGCCCCGACAGGCGCGCCGTCGATCGTGCTGCACCTGGACGGCAGCCCCAGCGGCCCGCTCAGCCAGATCGCCCAGACCTTCCACCTGCAAGGGCTGCTGGATGCCGGCTGGAACAAGGGCACCGCCACCTACCGCTACTTCATCCAGGGCCACTGGGTCGATCAGCACGGCGTGGTGCGCAAGGCACCGGACATTGTCCACCAGCACCAGCCTGGCGAACGCCTGAAGGCGGCGATCAAGCACCTGGAAAGCGCCTGA
- a CDS encoding L-serine ammonia-lyase encodes MAISVFDLFKIGIGPSSSHTVGPMRAAATFAQALRERGLLAQVTRVEVRLYGSLSATGVGHATDRACLLGLMGQWPDRIDPHSIEPRIDQLMQEQCLMLDGRQPVEFQYSRDMRLLDENLPYHPNAMTLESFDGQGSQFSQTYYSIGGGFIIEQAELDSPQGVSSQVEFPYEFNSGAELLALCKQHNLSVSQLMMANERAWRSEAEVREGLLKIWAAMGECVANGLRNEGILPGGLKVKRRAAKLHRSLQELGKPNVIGSTLSAMEWVNLFALAVNEENAAGGRMVTAPTNGAAGIIPAVLHYYMKFNPDACDDDVVAFLLAAAAVGILCKKNASISGAEVGCQGEVGSACSMAAAGLAEVLGATPPQLENAAEIALEHNLGLTCDPVGGLVQVPCIERNAIAAVKAINAVQMALRGDGEHFISLDRVIRTMRDTGADMHANYKETSRGGLAVAFVEC; translated from the coding sequence ATGGCTATCAGTGTTTTCGACCTTTTCAAGATTGGCATCGGCCCGTCCAGCTCCCATACCGTCGGCCCCATGCGCGCTGCGGCGACCTTCGCCCAGGCACTGCGCGAGCGAGGCCTGCTGGCACAGGTGACCCGCGTCGAGGTGCGCCTGTACGGCTCGTTGTCGGCCACCGGGGTTGGCCACGCCACCGACCGCGCCTGCCTGCTGGGCCTGATGGGGCAATGGCCCGACCGCATCGACCCGCACAGCATCGAGCCGCGCATCGACCAGTTGATGCAGGAGCAGTGCCTGATGCTTGATGGCCGCCAGCCGGTCGAATTCCAGTACAGCCGCGACATGCGCCTGCTGGACGAAAACCTGCCGTACCACCCCAACGCCATGACCCTGGAGAGTTTTGACGGGCAGGGCAGCCAGTTCAGCCAGACCTACTACTCCATCGGCGGCGGCTTCATCATCGAGCAAGCCGAGCTCGATTCACCCCAAGGCGTCAGCAGCCAGGTGGAGTTCCCCTACGAGTTCAACAGCGGCGCCGAACTGCTGGCCCTGTGCAAACAGCACAACTTGAGCGTCAGCCAGCTGATGATGGCCAACGAACGCGCTTGGCGCAGTGAAGCCGAGGTGCGTGAAGGCCTGCTGAAAATCTGGGCGGCCATGGGCGAGTGCGTGGCCAACGGCCTGCGCAACGAGGGCATTCTGCCGGGCGGGCTCAAGGTCAAGCGCCGCGCCGCCAAGCTGCACCGCAGCCTGCAGGAGCTGGGCAAGCCCAACGTGATCGGCTCGACCTTGAGCGCGATGGAGTGGGTGAACCTGTTCGCCCTGGCGGTCAACGAAGAGAACGCCGCCGGCGGGCGCATGGTCACCGCGCCCACCAATGGCGCGGCGGGCATCATCCCGGCGGTGCTGCATTACTACATGAAGTTCAACCCCGATGCCTGCGACGACGACGTGGTGGCGTTCCTGCTCGCCGCTGCCGCCGTGGGCATTTTGTGCAAGAAGAACGCCTCCATTTCCGGTGCCGAAGTGGGCTGCCAGGGCGAGGTGGGCTCGGCCTGTTCCATGGCCGCTGCGGGCCTGGCCGAAGTGCTGGGTGCCACACCGCCGCAACTGGAAAACGCCGCCGAAATTGCCCTTGAACACAACCTCGGCCTGACCTGCGACCCGGTCGGCGGCCTGGTGCAGGTGCCGTGTATCGAGCGCAACGCCATTGCCGCAGTCAAGGCGATCAACGCCGTGCAGATGGCCCTGCGCGGTGACGGTGAGCACTTCATTTCCCTCGACCGGGTGATCCGCACCATGCGCGACACCGGCGCCGACATGCACGCCAACTACAAGGAAACCTCCCGCGGCGGCCTGGCCGTGGCCTTCGTCGAATGCTGA
- a CDS encoding LysR substrate-binding domain-containing protein has product MKGQLNGQVYVWLHVFACAARHLSFTRCAEELHITPGAVSQQMRQLEERLGFRLFLRKARGVELTAEGQRLAQTVAEAYGSIEAELLRLDAGEIRGTLRLRSIPSFLAKWLTPRLPRFQQRYPDIELRLVAEDSNQALHPQDFDLAIDLNDGSYPGMLSTPLLDEQIFPVCSPALLRGRPPLHGPADLVHYPLLHDITAWRGSSEYAEWEFYLAGIGAGGLDVRRGHTFNRNHLTIEAAIAGIGVAIARRTLLNDELERGALIVPFGVPIANHKRYVLLYPPGGLTQPGARAVHDWLVEEAQGFRVLHPMG; this is encoded by the coding sequence ATGAAAGGCCAACTCAACGGCCAGGTGTACGTGTGGTTGCATGTATTCGCGTGCGCGGCCCGGCACCTGTCGTTCACCCGCTGCGCCGAGGAGCTGCACATTACCCCCGGTGCGGTCAGCCAACAGATGCGCCAGCTGGAGGAGCGCCTGGGCTTTCGCCTGTTCCTGCGCAAGGCCCGGGGCGTGGAGTTGACTGCGGAGGGTCAGCGGTTGGCGCAGACGGTGGCCGAGGCTTACGGCAGCATCGAGGCCGAACTGCTGCGCCTGGATGCCGGCGAGATCCGCGGCACCTTGCGCCTGCGATCGATCCCGTCGTTCCTGGCCAAGTGGCTGACCCCGCGGTTGCCGCGGTTCCAGCAGCGCTACCCGGACATCGAGCTGCGCCTGGTCGCGGAGGACAGCAACCAGGCACTGCACCCGCAGGACTTCGACCTGGCCATCGACCTCAACGACGGCAGCTACCCGGGCATGCTGTCGACCCCGCTGCTGGACGAGCAGATCTTCCCGGTCTGCTCCCCTGCCCTGTTGCGTGGCCGGCCGCCGCTGCACGGGCCGGCGGACCTGGTGCACTACCCGCTGCTGCACGACATCACCGCCTGGCGCGGCAGTTCGGAGTATGCGGAGTGGGAGTTCTACCTGGCGGGCATTGGCGCGGGCGGGCTGGATGTGCGGCGCGGGCATACGTTCAATCGCAACCACTTGACCATCGAGGCCGCGATCGCCGGGATTGGCGTGGCCATTGCCCGGCGGACCTTGCTCAATGACGAGCTGGAGCGTGGGGCGTTGATCGTGCCGTTTGGGGTGCCGATCGCCAACCACAAGCGCTATGTGCTGCTGTATCCACCGGGGGGGCTTACCCAGCCGGGGGCTCGGGCGGTGCATGACTGGTTGGTTGAGGAGGCGCAGGGGTTCAGGGTTTTGCATCCGATGGGGTAG